The nucleotide sequence TATGGAATGGAAGTTCTTGAGGAGGAGGCGAGATGGTTGAGGGCTGATGATAAAGTTATTGAGATAGTGAGAAGTAGACTGGGAAAAAATTGATACTAATATTTTCGCAAGCTAAGAGCTTTGATGAACACTTTTTAAAACATTTTTGATTGGTCTGCTTTTTATTAAATTATGTGTCAATAAGAAATACTCCTAAAGACTAGTGAAGAAGGAAATATCTTTAAAAATTAGCAAAACTTATATATCGTCTAATGTATACACTAAATACATAAAAATATCTTCACGAGATTGAAAGGTGTTCCTTTTATGCTAAATGTGAAAGAGGTTGATCTGACAAAAGTTGATGGTGATAAGAGATTCGCTATACTTTCAGCTTTTTTGACTGTTAGACCAATTATTCAGCTTAAAGCTGATGACGACGACAGTATAGTTAGAATATTTGAACTATGTCAGCTACTGAGTTATCCTTTTAAAGAGAGCGTAGGCGAGGACGGTGTGACCACTTTTGAGATTAGGAGGAAGAAAGATTTACCTAAAGACTTGCCCAGTTCTATGACAGACGTTACTGTACCATTTAAGCCTGAAAAGATTGCGTCCAAACTGGGAACTCCAACTATTCTCACCAGCTTTATACCTGAGTTAGTAAGTGTAAGAAGAGTAGCCCCAAAGTCATATATGTTTAAGATAAAGACTTATGGAGAAATTCCCTTTGTAATTTATAAGGTAAAGACTCCAACCCCACGTTATATTATACGTTATTTTGGCTATGATACCAAGTTGTTCGGTCAGTTCTTGCTGAGAATTGAGTTCGTAATCTCTAAAGCTAAAGGCGGAAGTAGGGTTGTTATGACCGAAACGTATAAGAGAGCGTTTGGTGCTGAGGGCGCAATAAGAAAACATTTGTCACTGTTTAGAGATAAGATGAGTTCAGTTCTTTTCTAAGAGATTTCTGCAGACGTTCTATCCTATGATAAATTCAAAAGCTGAAAATTTACGATATGAGGAGAGCCTCGCCATTTGGGGGAAGGAAGTCAGCTTTCAAAAATATTTAGCAGTTTTCACAAAAATCAACCACTTTGATAAATTTTTGAAAAAAGCCTTTATAGACTTTATTAACACTTTTAATTTATGCAAAAACCTGAAGAAGCGTATTCCATAAGGGTAATACCAGATGTAAAGATAGTAAATAAAGGTATTCTACATACTGAAAATAAAATAGAGGGAGAGGAATACAGGAGTTATATCTTCTTAAACTTTGAAAGGATAACTAACAAAGGGTACGAGGCATCACCTACTATTAGAGACGACACATTATACTACGTTAATACAAAAAGAAACTCTCTGGTCATGCAAAAAGAGTTCGGTCAACCCGAGGAGCTCTTCAAGCTGGGCAAGATATCAAAGTATACCTTCCATGACAAAGGAATTCTGGTAATAGGTGAGGATAAGACTGACAAAAAATCACCGTTCGTGGCGTCAAAGCTCAAATACCGATTTGACAGTAGGGGATTATTAAGAAGTAGACTCTCACTCTATTTATTTTCTCACGGCGAACTACGAAAAGTAGTCTCAGGCGATTTTGACGTGACTGATGTGGCGACAAACGGGAAGAGGATTATTATCTCAGCAACTAAAGAGGGTGACGATTACGGTTTAGGAGACCTTTATGAGGTAGATGTAGAAACTGGTGAACTGAAGAGGATTACAAAAGGTGAAGGAACTGTAGTTGCAGTTGCCATGAACGAGAAGGGTGAAGTCGCATATCTAGGTCATAGAGAGGGTAAAACACCATGGTCTACCGCTAAAGTTATTCTGCCTGAGCTAGGGATTACATATCAATGCGGTAAAACCTGTGGTAATCATGTGTTGTCTGATCTATTTGACGGTGTAAAAGATAGGCTAATTTTCGAAGGGGATGTTATAGTCTCCCCAGGTCAGGAGGGCGGGGAGGCTCACCTCTATCTGTTATCTGATGGTAAGAGCCAAAAGATGACAGACGGTAAAATAGTAGTGAGATCCTTTGACTACAAAGAGGGCAAACTAGTCTACACTTACTCTACACCTGAGAAGCCTGTAGTATTGTACTATGAGGGGCAAACTTATGACCCCAATCCTGATGTCAAGGGATTATCCCCCCAGAGGGTTGAAGTAAATGGTATTGAAGGATGGGCAATAATCTCTGGAGAGAACAATCCCACAATCCTATTCATCCATGGTGGTCCTCACACAGCCTATGGCTATGCTTATTTCATAGAGTTTCAGTATTTCGCTAGAAACGGATATAATGTAATTTACTCAAATCCCAGGGGAAGCCAAGGTTATGGAGAGGAGTTTGCTAAAGCCTGTGTAGGTGACTGGGGTGGAAAAGACATGAACGACTTGCTACTATTTGTTGAAGAGGTGAAGAGGAAGTACAATCTCAAGGGCAAAATAGGGGTCACTGGGGGATCTTATGGGGGTTTCATGACAAACTGGCTAGTGACACAGACTAACGTTTTCTCTGCTGCCATTAGTGAAAGAGGGATATCGAACTTAGTAAGCATGTGTGGTACTAGTGACATAGGTTTTTGGTTCAATGCTGTTGAATCTGGTGTGACCGACCCTTGGACTGAGGAATCCCAAATGAAGTTAATGAGAATGTCACCGATATATTACGTAAAGAACGTTAAGACTCCAACAATGCTAATACACGGTGAAGAGGATTACAGATGTCCCATAGAGCAATCTGAGCAATTCTTTATTGCACTCAAGATGAATGGTGTTGATACAATACTTGTGAGATATCAACAGGACAGCCATGAACACGCTAGGAGGGGAAAGCCTAAAAATATGAGAGACAGGCTGGAAAGGAAGCTAGAATGGTTCGATAAATATTTAAAGAAATAATTTTTTGTATCATGGATCATGTTCTCTAGACAACTGTATAGGTTTTGTACTCTCACTATAGACTAGTAGTAAGCGTAGAAAGATCTATCTACTTATCTCTCAATACCTAAATCTGTTTAAAATATAAACGCAATAATCGTAGAACTATATCTACTAATTGTAGCTAAAAGGCTTTAAATATAGTGTTTTTACGTACACTACCTAGAGAGATTTGTGGATATTTTTTATAAAATATTTTGTACTAAAAACGATATATCTATAATTATAATAATTACGTTTTATTATGTTTTTAAATATAAAAAGGTATCTATAATTATATTTTTAAACGTTTACATTTCTTTATATTCATATCTCTTACAAATTTGTATAGATAATCTTCATCCTTTTCAAAACAATATAGTAAAGTATAAATTTGACTTTAACAAAGTTATAATTTGCAAGACCAAGTATGGACAATTCAGTAACCACATTCATACTGGTCATAGCTACAATATTCGTAGGAATAGCTATATTCGGGCTGTTTTCAGCTTACTACGGTATTAATGCAACTCAAATCAATCAAGTAAAGAACATTCAACAAATTGCTTCAGAATTCCAGGTAAGACTGATAGAGTCTCAAATAAGTAACTCAGAGACAAGCTTCATTGTTATACCTTATATACCTAACTATAAGGGTACGTTATATGTCTCAGGTTTTCTGATTTCTTCTCAATACGTAAATTCGCAACCAGTAGTTACACCAAATCTTGGTCAGGGATTTATAAACATTAATGGGACTTCACCTGTCTGTAGTGGTCTTGTTAATGTACAAACTGATTCAGACACAAGCCTATACTATGGTCAGATCTGTTTACAGCAAACTTTTCCAAATGCACCTCAAATAATATACCTTGCTACAGGTCAAAAGGCAATATTATGGTTCTTAGTTTTCCAAAATAATCAGTATTACAGAATAGGTTACGTATTGTTATCTGGGTGAGAAATATGGGGTTTGTGAGAAGAATATCCAAGTTTAAAAAAGCCATCTCTCCTGCATTAGGAATGATTTTTGTCTTGATAATAATAGTAGCAGTTCTAATCCCATTATCAATTTTACTTTTTTCTGTTCCCACATCTCAGCAAGTTGCAGCTCAGAACTCAAAGGCTGTGTCAAGTATAGCTCAACAAGAATTAAGCGAAATCGCAGTAATAGAGACTCCCTCACAGTTGCAATCCATAATAACTAGGAATACCCAGTTTTCATCGACTTCTCCTATATACTACGCATTAATGTACTACGTTAATAATACAGGATCATGGTTGTATATCGTTATTCTCCAAAATAACCCAAATGTAGTACTCAATATAACTTCGATTCTAGGACTTAACAGTAATGGTCAATGGGTTACAGTGAACAATGTCTTCCCTCATTTACCTTTGTTAGCAAGTCCAAACACTCCTGGAACTAGTTTAGCCGGATATCCCGCATATTTGATTAGAATAGGCGGAAATTATGTGGAGTTGGCTGTCATAACTCAGTTGGGAAACATTATAGCTGTACCCAAGTACGACGGTGGTTTATATCAACCCAATGGAATGTCAGCAATAATCTCATTGGATCCTAATAGTTTTCACGTTTTACAGAATCCTTCGTTAATTCTACTGGGCTCACCAAACCTCAGTAGCTTAATACAACAATACGGGAACACCTTAACGTTTTATGCCTTTGGAATATTACCTAGTCAAAATAATTATATATCATGGTATTATGAGGGACCTATGTATATTCTACGTTCTTCAAAGCTATTTAACGGAAACATTAGTAACGCAGTAATGAGTTTAGCCCCAGGTTCAACAATGAGCGTTCAAAGTAATAATTGGAATATAAATATTACAGGAACTGCTAAGGTTCAATTATCTCAATTTACAGGTAAGGTACTATTTCCAAATGGAACGATTAAACAGTACAATGATTCTAGTCTTACAGTAGTGCTAAACAATCAAGCGGCATCAGTATTAGGTTCTGGGCAAATCTCAGTAACAAATACTCAAGTTTTAAACGTAACCAAGTTAACGGGAAATATAGAGAATGCAATAGTTTACTTATCAGGAAATGTACAGCCTGGTTTTACATTCTTCACTGGGTATATGAATGGGACATTGCTAAGCAATATCGCAATTCCAATTATAAACGATCTACCCACTGGCCTGGTTTTACCATTAATCACATTGCTCTCAAGTACAATAGACGGACTATCTAATTTAGGAACCCTCTTATCTTCCTTAATAGAAGGAGTATCAGGATTGGGAAATTCTGCAGTGTCTTCTTTACTACCTCCAATTATAATATCTGCAGAGAAGGTGACGGGTGTTAACATCATCTATTTAGCTGCAGTGACTCCTGAAATAATAACCTTAAAAGGCGTAGTATACAATCCTACTTCGCAGTTACTATACATTAATTATACATATATCATGCTTCAGGAATACGATACATTGAGCGGTGTTGGTGGACCAACAACACTAGGGCAAATAGTTGGTATGGTTCAAGTGCCTGTCAATATGTATGTTTACCCTGGTACATATCAAGACATAGATCTGAAGGTAGGGATACCATTGACCTTACCAAATGTCTTGCTAAATAATTTACTATCAAATAGTGACAATCAAGGACCAGCAACTCTGACCTTGTCTTCAACTTATAGAGTATTAACCATAGAGACTTATACAAACATGGGGCTCATATCGTCAGGTCAGTTTATATTACCTTCTACTCAGCCACCTGTTTCGCTCCCAGATTAGTTTTTAAACAAACTATTTTTTCTTTTTCTCCATTCAATGGCTTTCATTCTTCCTCTCTATTCGTCCTCTATATCTATGGGCTTTGAGGTACAGTTGTATAAGTATATACTATTCTAAACCAATAGTTGTTTACTTTATATATAATCCACACTACTAAATCTTGGTTACTAGAGACTCCATTATATATTATTGTAAATGGAGAATTAAAGGAGACCGTGTAGACCTGTAGCTTAGAAGGGGAATAAATTACTGACCCTCCTACGTCATATATACTCCCTGATATAGTGGTGGTGTTAGCTCGTTTATTGTTTGTCAAGTAAACTTGATAATTCAGTGAAGAAGTAGACGGTGTAACTACTCCTACACTGGGCTGTAGTGATGCAGGTATTGTAAACGCTACTACCTCAATACTACCGTTAACGCTGGGGTTATAAACTTCTGCCACTACACTTCCTACAGTGTTATTTATAAGTAGAGGTCCCACAGACAGAGAAGTGGAACCAGCTATTTGGTTAGCTTGTTGCTGTGATATTGAAAATACCTCTTTTGGTAAGAAGTAAGCGAATGAGAATGCTAGAAGTGCAATCCCAATACCTACTACAGCAATAATCAGTATTAATTGAGGAATTACTGACTCCATTGTTTAACAACTATAATCGACAATATATAAGTTTTTCAGAGGAATCGAAAGATATAAAACTGTCTTATACAATTTTAGAATGTGCCTACTGTAGTAGCTACATTCATATTAGTCGTAGCTGTATTCTTGATATCTATCATAGTCTTCTTCTATTACGCAGGATACTTGGGTTTACTTTCTCCATCAATCTTAAACCAAGAGTACCTTATAGGTCTATCTAAATCTATACAGATAAGTGTCTCTAGTGTAGCATTTAAAGGTGTCTCACCAAACCTGATTAGCTTTAACGTTAGCTATTTAATCACAGTTAACTCTCCTACTAAAGTCCTCACAGTTGTCCCCTTTGTGACCTTAAATTCGCCTAGCATATTTTACTCTCAACCATCAACAAAACAAAATGCAATAATTGCAAAAGCCAACTCAACAGGATATATTCCCCTTAAAAACTTCAAGATAAACGGACCTGTATATATACCACAACAGAGTATGCTGTTGGGAAATTTGGTCAATATTTATGCGTATAACGTGTCTTCCAACTCCTCCTACATAATTTACGCGAATGTGAAGCCTGGTCAAATAATAGTCCTTTGGTTCCTACTATACTATAATGGGAACTGGTACAGACTAGGTTATGGTTATTTGGACCCTAATCCGTCATTAGCTATAAATACTATTTCAGGTACAGGTAAATATAAGGTAACTGCTCCACAAGCTCCTCCACCTTTAATAGATGCGAATCAAAAGGGGTTCCAATTTGGCATGTGGTTTTCTCCCATAATAAACTCATCGATTCAAGTTCCATTACTTAATATATCATTTAACTCTGTAAGTAGATCTGGAGGCAGCGGTTCTCAGAGAACTACTTATGTGTTAACATTTTATGTGAAGAATAGTAATTTGTATGTAGTATCTTATAGTTCATCAGAACCTCAAAAATTTATTACTACTAATATTGCACAGCTTAATGTTAGGCAATATTATTTCCTCAATTTTAGTTTTGGGTCTCAAGTTGAGAAGTCTAAGAATGTTATTATAGATTTATACAATTCCACAAGCCTAATAAAAGGAGGAATATTAATTCCCCTTGGTCAAGGTTCAGCTAACAGTCGCTACTTTAACGTAACTTTTGGATCTACTAAGTACTCTGAGTTTGCGATATTTCAAGCGTTTTTCGTTACTACCCAAGACAAAACAGCTTTACAAGACCAACAAGTTCCATCGGCGTTCTACAATGTGTCTAATCAGGTTCTAAATAACGGTTATCTCTATAACAACACTCAAGTATTGTATTCTATAATCTACAATAGCGAAAATGAACTTTACGCCATAGGATACTGGTATTTTGTAAACCCCTCTTTCCCAATTCCCAAACAAATTTCAGGCTTATTGTGGTATTGGAACTCTGAAAAACTGCATAACTCAACTATACCTGAGACTTCACCAAATACTTATATTGCAGTATAGTCAAAATCTTATTGCGAATACATAGACCCTGTTTTTAAAGACTTCATATAATTTCCCTCTAATCTAGTTTTGCTTTCAAAAATCTTTAAATAAAGTCAAGGAGTTGAGTAATACTACTTATAGTTAAATATATTACATTTCCGACCATAAGTGAGTAAAAAGATACATTTATTAAATAGATGTCTATAATAATATGCAGGAGAATGAAAAGAAGGAAATTAAGTATTGGTTTATCAATCCCTATAGGTCTCTTGATATTTCTAGTTATATTAGCTTTAGTTCTGGTTCCAGCTATAATTATATTTAATTCTTCTTCCTCATATCTTTCCCAATCTAACATAGCTAACTCTGGTCAGCAACAACTTAAAGAAAAAGAACAACAGCAAATACTTAGAGGAAATCCTAATATCTTCTATAATTCAACAAAAAATCCACCCCAACTCTAGTCTTTATTTATAATAACATACCTGTCCCCTTCAACATCTCCACTGTATATTACTTTAATGGGACAATATGGTTACCTGTGACAAAGAATATAGTTGTAGGGTATAACGTAACACTTCCATTACCAAATTATGTGTTCAATAAACCTCTGCTGATAGTAAGTGCACTATCTAATTTCTATTTCCTATATCCTAACACTTCTGTCACAGCAATCAGGGTATCAGGACCTGCAGGTAAAATACCAGTTTACATTACAGCGTTTGCCATAAATGGGTCAAGGTATTTACCATTAAACGTTAACATGACACTTGGACAGACAAATCCCTTTACCTCTCCTCAAATATTCTACCTGACACCAGGTACCTATCAGCTGACTGACAACAATATTAGAGTGTTTTTACAGCAATACGGTCTAACCGCACAGTTTATGAACTGGTCTTATGTGGGATCAGGTCAGTTAACAAGCGCTACAAACCCGTCTACCACGTTCACTGTAACTGGTCCACTCGTGATAACTGCAGTATATAAGACATTTACGCAGACCTATAAAGTGCTCATAGTGCCAAAGAACATACCGCTTGGGACAAGTTTGAGCTACACTATTACAGGAGATTGTACAGTTTATTATCTAAGCTGTGAAAGCACTACAGTCACTCTGACCTCTCTGAATAATACTATTCCAGTTTTTGTAGACAATAGATTATATCAAGTCGGACAAAACGGCATAACATTAAGTTTATCTTACGGTTACCACATTATTCAGTTCCCATCAAATTACAATATAACCTTTAACTATACTGGTGGTTATTTCACAAAACCAGTATTAGGTGGTCAAATTACCACATATACATTTCAAAGCCTATCATCTAGTTCTAGCAATATATCAGTGCTTGGTAGCACCGAGATATTTCTACAAGGTAGCGGTACAGTTCAGGGTGTGTTTAGTAATAGCTCCACGTATTACTTAGTTACAGTTTACAATAATTTTTCATTTCCTGGTAACGTTTATAATTATACTAATAATACACCAGTTTTAGGCGATATAGCGGCACAACTACTAGGCGTAAATGTATCTACTACAGGTCAAAATATCGTATTGGGTCCAACTCAGAACTATGTACCTGAGAAAATTTATTTTATGGCAAACACTAGTCTTTATATATACATTGACTACTTGCATAATATTAATGGTACATTTAATATAAGTTATTATGATTATTATAGTAAAACACAAAATTTTACAGCACTATTATCAAATCCAAATAACGTTACGGTCTACAACGTTTCTAGTTATTTAAGTGGACCTGAAATCTATTATTTTAATATAAATCAGTTAAATTATGGGACAATTCAGGTAATATCTCCACTTATAATAATTAACAATCAGGTGTGGGAATACGGTGGTGTGGAAAATGGCTAAGGCTATATCTGCTCCCATTACTTTTGCCATAATTCTAGTCATTGGCATATTGCTTCTAATTCCTTTCCTTACGTACGTAACATACTTATCTCAAAGTAACCAGATCTCTCAAGCTCAATTCAATAATTATATCTATCTGAAGAACTTGGAACAACAGAGGGCAGTATCCGGTAGACCAGGCGTGTACTATAATGGTAGCTCTCTATTTATCCTATATTCCAACGGAACTTTCGTGCCCAATGCGAGTATAGTTGTTGTAGGAATTCTCTACCTTAACAATTTGGGTGTTTGGCAGAATATAACGAGCCTTAAGTATCCTATAATTCTAAATAGGACTGGTTCAGTTAATCTGCCATCAAATGTAGCTGGTAAACCTATAATACTGGTGACTTCACTGGGTAATATATTCTTTTTACAACCTGGGTCAAGTATTGGTCCGTACTCTAACTCCATTGGTAAAGGTGGAGTAACTATAATATCCCAGATTTACACTTCATCTCAAATATATTCAACCTCAATTAATATTACAACCAACATAAATGGAAAATTTAGCAATTACACTACTCCAATAACTTTTCCCAA is from Sulfolobus acidocaldarius DSM 639 and encodes:
- a CDS encoding S9 family peptidase produces the protein MQKPEEAYSIRVIPDVKIVNKGILHTENKIEGEEYRSYIFLNFERITNKGYEASPTIRDDTLYYVNTKRNSLVMQKEFGQPEELFKLGKISKYTFHDKGILVIGEDKTDKKSPFVASKLKYRFDSRGLLRSRLSLYLFSHGELRKVVSGDFDVTDVATNGKRIIISATKEGDDYGLGDLYEVDVETGELKRITKGEGTVVAVAMNEKGEVAYLGHREGKTPWSTAKVILPELGITYQCGKTCGNHVLSDLFDGVKDRLIFEGDVIVSPGQEGGEAHLYLLSDGKSQKMTDGKIVVRSFDYKEGKLVYTYSTPEKPVVLYYEGQTYDPNPDVKGLSPQRVEVNGIEGWAIISGENNPTILFIHGGPHTAYGYAYFIEFQYFARNGYNVIYSNPRGSQGYGEEFAKACVGDWGGKDMNDLLLFVEEVKRKYNLKGKIGVTGGSYGGFMTNWLVTQTNVFSAAISERGISNLVSMCGTSDIGFWFNAVESGVTDPWTEESQMKLMRMSPIYYVKNVKTPTMLIHGEEDYRCPIEQSEQFFIALKMNGVDTILVRYQQDSHEHARRGKPKNMRDRLERKLEWFDKYLKK